A genomic segment from Luteolibacter ambystomatis encodes:
- a CDS encoding GIY-YIG nuclease family protein, whose protein sequence is MLPTPKTIQIFLPSGDPQGIRVAEITTRIVQILEIPRSLLGDFLKMPESSQVAVYFLFGESEDGEDQKVYIGQTGDLRSRLVNHNKEKAFWQRALVLISRTNSLTQTHGLFLEWNCIQIATKAGRYTLENGNTGSKPHTPAPLEADCLEIFETGQVLLSTLGFPLFDPVAKPTANPATDEVFFCSASGANGRGLYTQEGFVVLKGSTGRRESVPSIVGTAGERFRLRLIETGAVRAEGDSIVFEKDHLFRSPSMAAVALMGRTSNGWIDWKTKDGKTLDAVKRQAVG, encoded by the coding sequence ATGCTCCCCACGCCGAAAACCATCCAGATTTTCCTGCCAAGCGGAGATCCGCAGGGCATCCGCGTCGCGGAAATCACGACCCGCATCGTGCAGATCCTGGAGATCCCCCGCAGCCTTCTCGGAGACTTCCTCAAAATGCCGGAGAGCAGCCAGGTGGCGGTCTATTTCCTCTTCGGGGAAAGCGAGGACGGCGAGGACCAGAAGGTCTACATCGGGCAGACCGGCGACCTGCGCTCCCGCTTGGTCAACCACAACAAGGAAAAAGCCTTCTGGCAACGGGCCCTGGTGCTCATTTCCCGCACCAATAGCCTGACCCAGACCCACGGGCTGTTCTTGGAATGGAACTGCATCCAGATCGCCACCAAGGCTGGACGTTACACCCTTGAAAACGGAAACACCGGCAGCAAGCCCCACACCCCCGCCCCGCTGGAGGCCGATTGCCTGGAAATTTTCGAGACCGGTCAGGTCCTCCTCTCCACGCTCGGCTTTCCGCTGTTCGATCCGGTCGCGAAGCCCACCGCCAATCCAGCGACGGATGAAGTCTTCTTCTGCTCCGCCTCCGGAGCCAATGGCCGCGGCCTCTACACGCAGGAAGGCTTCGTCGTGCTGAAAGGCTCCACCGGCCGCCGGGAAAGCGTCCCCTCGATCGTAGGCACCGCCGGAGAACGCTTCCGCCTGCGCCTCATCGAGACCGGTGCCGTCCGTGCGGAGGGAGACTCCATCGTCTTCGAAAAGGACCATCTCTTCCGCTCCCCGAGCATGGCCGCGGTCGCCCTCATGGGACGAACCTCCAACGGCTGGATCGATTGGAAGACCAAGGACGGCAAGACGCTGGACGCCGTGAAGCGGCAGGCGGTTGGCTGA